One segment of Radiobacillus kanasensis DNA contains the following:
- a CDS encoding TAXI family TRAP transporter solute-binding subunit — MKKKSLLLFIFAILVAMVLSACNSGGTNGDESSDGGNDGSEESVTSLTMGTGSVGGVYYPLGGEMANLLKDNIDVEGFDVSSVESGASVENIAKIQSGDFQLGIAQNTTMISAVEQTGEFEGKTIDKVGVIASLYPEALQVVTLESTGIESIEDLKGKKVAIGPPGGATRQAAELVLSAYGIEEGDYEAFAEGFGDAKSKLQNGTIDASFAVVGVPSSTTDELQAATKEVKFLNIEGDALQQVVDQSQYEAYTVEPGTYEWQDEPVQTVTAMALLLGSTEQVSEDLAYQMTKTLFEKAGDMTIAQAKLITEDSALTGASDLPLHPGAEKYFKEIGVIE, encoded by the coding sequence ATGAAGAAAAAGAGTTTATTGCTATTCATCTTTGCTATTCTAGTTGCTATGGTATTAAGCGCTTGCAACAGTGGTGGTACAAATGGTGATGAAAGTAGTGATGGCGGAAACGACGGGTCTGAGGAATCCGTTACTAGCCTAACGATGGGTACAGGTAGTGTTGGTGGTGTGTATTACCCACTAGGTGGAGAAATGGCTAACCTCCTAAAAGACAATATCGATGTAGAAGGATTTGATGTTAGTTCCGTTGAATCTGGTGCTTCTGTTGAAAACATCGCAAAGATTCAATCAGGTGATTTCCAACTAGGAATTGCACAAAACACTACAATGATAAGTGCTGTCGAGCAAACAGGAGAATTTGAAGGCAAGACTATCGATAAAGTTGGTGTCATTGCTTCTCTATATCCAGAGGCACTTCAGGTCGTTACATTGGAATCCACTGGAATAGAATCTATCGAAGACCTAAAAGGTAAAAAAGTTGCAATAGGTCCACCAGGTGGAGCTACTCGTCAAGCAGCTGAGCTAGTATTAAGTGCTTACGGTATTGAAGAAGGCGACTATGAAGCTTTCGCAGAAGGATTTGGAGATGCTAAGAGTAAGCTGCAAAACGGTACAATTGACGCTTCCTTTGCTGTAGTAGGTGTACCTTCTTCTACTACTGATGAGCTACAAGCTGCTACTAAAGAAGTTAAGTTCCTCAATATTGAAGGAGATGCACTTCAACAAGTAGTAGATCAAAGTCAATATGAAGCTTACACAGTGGAGCCAGGAACATATGAATGGCAAGATGAACCTGTTCAAACTGTAACAGCAATGGCTTTACTACTTGGTTCTACTGAACAAGTTAGCGAAGATTTGGCTTATCAGATGACAAAAACTTTATTTGAAAAAGCTGGGGATATGACGATTGCTCAAGCTAAATTAATCACCGAGGACAGTGCTTTAACTGGTGCAAGTGACTTACCACTTCACCCTGGTGCTGAAAAGTACTTTAAAGAAATCGGTGTAATCGAGTAA
- a CDS encoding dicarboxylate/amino acid:cation symporter has translation MSLTKKIFIGLLAGLAVGLALHLAAPDLFSTLDSYFFGPLGTIFLNLIKMLVVPIVFFFITLGTASLGDPKKLGRIGAKTIGFFLVTTTIAITIAIGLAYLIQPGNTGIDTTGAEYESQEAPSVVETFTNIIPTNPIQSMAEGNMLQIIAFSIFVGFALAMLGKKTEGIYRLIEQGNDIMMFLVNLIMRFAPYGAFGLLASAVGRMGLEGVQAMASYMIVVLVALFIHAFVTYGTAVGTLGKMSPIYFFKSFFPAMTVAFSTSSSSSTLPISMKTAQENLKVPKPISSFVQPLGATINMDGTAIMQGVATIFIAQVYNTDLSFAQLIMVVLTAVLASIGTAGVPGVGLIMLAMVLNQVQLPVEGIALIIGIDRVLDMTRTAINITGDAACAVVVTESEKKHQDTNFNDEEPVTEA, from the coding sequence ATGAGTCTCACGAAAAAGATATTCATCGGGCTTTTAGCGGGTCTGGCTGTTGGGTTAGCTCTTCATCTTGCAGCACCAGATCTTTTCTCGACGTTGGACAGTTACTTTTTTGGCCCGTTGGGAACCATATTCTTAAATTTAATTAAGATGCTAGTTGTTCCAATTGTGTTTTTCTTCATCACTTTGGGAACTGCTTCATTAGGGGATCCAAAGAAATTGGGGAGAATTGGAGCAAAAACTATTGGCTTCTTCCTCGTAACAACTACAATTGCCATTACCATTGCAATTGGATTAGCTTATCTAATCCAACCAGGTAACACAGGAATTGATACCACTGGTGCAGAATATGAGAGTCAAGAAGCACCTAGTGTAGTAGAAACCTTCACTAACATCATCCCTACAAACCCTATCCAATCTATGGCAGAAGGGAACATGCTTCAAATTATTGCATTTTCCATTTTTGTTGGTTTTGCTCTAGCGATGCTTGGTAAGAAGACAGAGGGTATTTATAGGCTAATTGAACAAGGAAACGATATTATGATGTTCCTTGTAAATCTTATTATGCGCTTTGCTCCTTATGGTGCATTTGGTTTATTAGCTTCTGCAGTAGGGCGAATGGGACTTGAAGGTGTTCAAGCGATGGCATCTTACATGATTGTTGTACTGGTTGCACTATTCATTCATGCATTCGTTACGTATGGTACTGCGGTTGGAACGTTAGGAAAAATGAGCCCTATTTATTTCTTTAAATCGTTCTTCCCGGCTATGACAGTAGCTTTCAGTACATCTAGTAGTAGTTCAACATTACCGATTTCTATGAAAACTGCTCAAGAGAACTTGAAAGTACCGAAACCGATCAGTAGTTTCGTACAACCGCTTGGTGCAACAATCAATATGGATGGAACAGCTATTATGCAAGGGGTAGCCACCATCTTTATTGCGCAAGTTTATAATACGGACTTATCTTTTGCACAATTAATAATGGTCGTACTTACAGCTGTGTTAGCAAGTATCGGAACTGCTGGGGTACCGGGTGTCGGTTTAATTATGCTAGCAATGGTCCTTAACCAAGTACAACTTCCGGTCGAAGGTATTGCCCTCATTATAGGGATTGACCGTGTACTAGATATGACTAGAACCGCTATCAATATTACAGGGGATGCAGCCTGTGCGGTTGTGGTTACAGAGAGTGAGAAGAAACATCAGGACACTAACTTTAATGATGAAGAGCCTGTAACAGAAGCCTAA
- a CDS encoding bile acid:sodium symporter family protein, whose product MKGLERLSNFVGSTFAVWVLLFAVLSFLLPNGFTWIAAYIVPLLGIIMFGMGLTLSANDFKEAFRRPKDVAIGVIAQFTVMPLLAFALATLLPVSPEVAVGVILVGCCPGGTSSNVMTYLSKGDTALSVSITAVSTVLAPILTPALVLVFASQWLPVSPMDLFLSIVQVVLVPIVLGLIVKAWLGDKIEPGIKALPLVSVIGIVAIVAAVVSVNQEKIAETGALIFAIVVLHNVLGYLLGYGLGKALGMEPAKKRAVSIEVGMQNSGLGATLATAHFSPLSAVPSAIFSVWHNISGPIIATIFRKQQERDNLEPESSNKSA is encoded by the coding sequence ATGAAAGGATTAGAAAGACTTAGTAATTTTGTAGGGAGTACCTTTGCAGTTTGGGTTTTGCTGTTTGCGGTCTTATCATTTTTATTACCTAACGGATTTACATGGATTGCGGCATACATAGTACCACTGCTCGGAATTATTATGTTCGGAATGGGATTAACATTGTCAGCAAATGACTTTAAGGAAGCGTTTCGTCGACCAAAAGATGTTGCAATTGGGGTAATTGCTCAATTCACGGTCATGCCTCTTCTTGCCTTTGCCCTTGCAACCCTTTTACCAGTTTCACCTGAGGTTGCAGTGGGGGTAATTTTGGTCGGGTGTTGTCCAGGAGGTACATCATCCAATGTTATGACCTACTTATCGAAGGGAGATACAGCTCTGTCTGTTTCCATTACCGCTGTCTCAACGGTCTTGGCGCCAATCTTAACACCAGCACTTGTGCTCGTCTTTGCTAGCCAATGGCTACCAGTTTCTCCGATGGACTTATTCCTTTCCATCGTACAAGTAGTACTGGTACCAATAGTACTTGGATTAATTGTGAAGGCTTGGCTTGGAGACAAAATTGAACCTGGAATTAAAGCTCTCCCGCTTGTTTCTGTCATTGGGATTGTAGCGATTGTTGCAGCCGTTGTAAGTGTGAACCAAGAAAAAATTGCAGAAACCGGAGCTTTAATTTTCGCAATCGTTGTTTTGCATAACGTTCTCGGATACTTGCTTGGTTACGGCTTAGGAAAAGCATTAGGAATGGAGCCAGCTAAAAAACGAGCCGTTTCCATTGAAGTTGGGATGCAAAATTCGGGTCTAGGTGCGACGTTAGCCACAGCGCACTTCAGTCCGCTTTCTGCTGTACCAAGCGCAATTTTTAGTGTTTGGCATAATATATCCGGCCCAATTATCGCAACCATTTTCCGTAAGCAACAGGAAAGAGATAATCTTGAACCGGAATCATCCAATAAATCAGCATAA
- a CDS encoding GNAT family N-acetyltransferase, with translation MGRELIRRAKIEDIDTVFALFDACKEDLLQKEIFQWDDNYPSREYVEAGITYGEMYILERNSEIIGAVAINEWQAPEWENVNWRHNDGNTLIIHSLCVHPDEEGNGYGDQILRFVEEFARENGYIGVRLDAFSENERALHFYERRGYHKVDEVFFTSKPEGHETYYCFDKFLYNEF, from the coding sequence GTGGGAAGAGAGCTTATTAGAAGGGCCAAGATTGAAGACATCGATACTGTATTTGCATTATTTGATGCATGTAAAGAGGATTTACTTCAAAAGGAAATTTTTCAATGGGATGACAACTATCCGAGTAGAGAATATGTGGAAGCTGGCATTACCTACGGAGAGATGTACATTTTAGAGAGAAATAGTGAGATTATTGGAGCAGTAGCCATTAATGAATGGCAAGCTCCAGAATGGGAGAATGTGAATTGGCGACATAATGACGGCAACACATTAATCATTCATTCCCTTTGTGTTCATCCTGATGAAGAAGGAAATGGGTATGGGGATCAGATACTTAGGTTTGTAGAAGAGTTTGCGAGGGAGAATGGGTATATAGGAGTAAGATTGGACGCCTTTTCTGAAAATGAACGTGCACTACATTTTTATGAAAGACGCGGTTATCACAAGGTTGACGAAGTATTTTTCACTTCAAAACCAGAAGGCCATGAGACGTATTATTGTTTTGATAAATTTCTGTATAATGAATTCTAA
- a CDS encoding VOC family protein, giving the protein MGRVVGFELSSQEPEKAVEFYSDVFGWKAAEPQWDYWAVVTGENHLAGINGGIGKGPSDFPQGSRIQIEVDSIDHTIKIATDKGAMIVRDKMEFADFYLAYLVDPVGNGIGLIEKK; this is encoded by the coding sequence ATGGGAAGAGTTGTAGGATTTGAATTAAGTAGTCAAGAGCCGGAAAAGGCAGTGGAGTTTTATTCCGATGTATTTGGATGGAAAGCTGCAGAGCCGCAATGGGATTACTGGGCTGTTGTAACAGGAGAAAACCATCTTGCAGGAATAAATGGTGGGATAGGAAAGGGACCTAGCGATTTTCCACAAGGGTCCAGAATTCAAATTGAGGTTGATTCCATAGATCATACGATAAAAATAGCGACTGATAAGGGTGCGATGATTGTGAGAGACAAGATGGAATTCGCAGATTTTTATTTAGCTTATTTAGTCGATCCAGTTGGAAATGGAATAGGTCTTATTGAGAAAAAATAA
- a CDS encoding GNAT family N-acetyltransferase — protein sequence MNFPTRETNRLHLVQITSEHVDGYFDIMSRPDVTKYYGMDPLHEQKQAFKMIESFQTTYENHRGIRWGMLEKGTNRFIGTIGLNNWSTWSKRAEIGYELHPVFWRKGYATEAIQNILEYSFLELDLFRMGAVTFPENEASNKLLRKIGFKQEGVLRGYLFQTNQSHDAFVFSILRPEWEKTSS from the coding sequence ATGAACTTCCCCACAAGAGAAACGAACCGCCTTCACTTAGTACAGATTACTTCTGAACATGTAGATGGCTACTTCGATATTATGTCCAGACCTGATGTAACCAAGTATTATGGTATGGATCCATTACATGAACAAAAGCAAGCATTCAAAATGATTGAATCCTTTCAAACAACATACGAAAATCACAGGGGTATCCGTTGGGGAATGCTAGAGAAAGGGACCAATCGATTTATCGGAACTATAGGTTTAAATAATTGGAGCACATGGAGTAAACGAGCAGAAATAGGCTATGAGCTACACCCTGTTTTCTGGAGGAAAGGATACGCAACGGAAGCGATACAAAATATTCTGGAATATTCTTTCTTAGAACTAGACCTTTTTCGGATGGGAGCGGTGACTTTTCCGGAAAATGAGGCTTCTAATAAATTGTTGCGAAAGATTGGTTTTAAGCAAGAGGGAGTGTTACGGGGATATTTATTCCAAACTAATCAATCACATGATGCATTTGTTTTTTCGATATTGCGTCCTGAATGGGAAAAGACGAGCTCTTGA
- a CDS encoding GNAT family N-acetyltransferase, giving the protein MRVYQATIHDLEGITPLFNNYRIFYKQVSDIEAAKAFLLDRFVHQDSVIFVAVDESNYVGFTQLYPTFSSVSMQKTFILNDLYVKQHIRGKGIGWELLAAAKDYAIQVGARGLTLETGNDNGRAQGLYEKFGYEHIVDTRFYYYGIKG; this is encoded by the coding sequence ATGAGAGTCTATCAAGCTACTATTCATGATTTAGAAGGAATTACTCCTTTATTTAACAATTACCGCATATTTTATAAGCAAGTTTCTGATATCGAAGCAGCGAAGGCTTTTCTTCTAGATCGGTTTGTCCACCAGGATTCGGTCATTTTTGTCGCTGTCGATGAGAGCAACTATGTTGGTTTTACACAGCTTTACCCAACTTTTTCTTCCGTCTCGATGCAAAAAACATTTATCTTAAATGATTTGTATGTTAAACAACATATTAGAGGCAAAGGAATTGGTTGGGAGCTTTTAGCAGCTGCAAAAGACTATGCAATACAAGTAGGGGCAAGAGGATTAACACTAGAAACTGGAAATGATAATGGTCGTGCACAAGGTCTTTATGAAAAATTCGGATATGAACATATCGTTGATACTCGATTTTATTATTATGGAATTAAAGGATAA
- a CDS encoding prolyl oligopeptidase family serine peptidase codes for MVQDIVQFTLITEVKPKGEKVIGALLEFLKDIKSNSLTLDTFSVKTKLPKIQEGQKEYVYVERTIKEVYTNFKGEMDIYEDAGRFVLLKFDEEENSARATYYDSITNYSERFELHYTLQQNKDITYLDEAILEADSLPIVHTKENHLILDDFQKNLFRDNNGKTLPYRLYAPPTQKPLPLVLFLHGAGERGDDNFTHLASNRGAICWADSEQQAKHPAFVLAPQADYNEWWTDDICCGLVLHLLEEVQTNYFIDPNRIYITGLSMGGYGTWKIIQDNPELAAAAIPICGFGDVELANQVKHLPIWTFHSIDDPTVPIEGTTKMVQAIEDCGIPVIYGEYSASLTNEENKEQAGTMLEKATRNESRILYTRYKEGTTPFHPHFSWIPTFENKVVMDWLFQQKRN; via the coding sequence ATGGTTCAAGATATTGTACAATTTACGCTCATAACAGAAGTGAAACCAAAAGGTGAAAAAGTTATTGGCGCTTTACTAGAATTTTTGAAAGATATTAAGTCAAACTCTTTAACCTTGGATACGTTCTCGGTCAAAACCAAACTGCCAAAAATCCAAGAAGGACAGAAAGAATATGTGTACGTAGAAAGAACGATCAAGGAAGTTTACACGAACTTTAAGGGAGAGATGGATATATATGAGGATGCTGGTCGTTTTGTCCTTCTAAAATTTGATGAGGAGGAAAATAGCGCAAGGGCCACTTATTATGATTCCATCACCAACTATTCCGAACGGTTTGAGCTACATTATACCTTACAACAAAATAAGGATATTACATACTTGGACGAAGCTATTCTTGAAGCAGATTCCCTTCCGATTGTTCATACAAAAGAAAATCATTTGATACTTGATGATTTTCAGAAAAATCTATTCAGAGATAACAATGGAAAAACCCTTCCCTATCGCTTATATGCACCTCCTACACAAAAGCCGTTGCCGTTAGTTCTGTTCTTACATGGGGCTGGGGAGAGAGGGGATGATAATTTTACACATCTGGCAAGTAACCGCGGAGCCATCTGTTGGGCAGATTCAGAACAGCAAGCTAAACATCCCGCTTTTGTTCTTGCACCACAGGCTGACTATAACGAATGGTGGACAGATGACATTTGCTGTGGTCTTGTACTTCACTTGTTGGAAGAAGTACAGACTAATTATTTTATCGATCCGAACCGTATTTATATTACGGGACTTTCCATGGGTGGGTATGGAACGTGGAAAATTATTCAGGACAATCCAGAGCTAGCTGCCGCTGCTATTCCTATCTGTGGGTTTGGGGATGTAGAGCTTGCCAATCAAGTGAAGCATCTTCCAATTTGGACCTTCCATTCGATAGACGATCCCACTGTTCCAATAGAGGGCACGACGAAAATGGTTCAAGCAATAGAGGATTGCGGCATACCTGTAATATATGGAGAATATTCTGCTTCCCTAACCAACGAGGAGAATAAGGAACAAGCTGGAACAATGCTTGAAAAGGCAACACGAAATGAGAGCAGGATATTATACACAAGATATAAAGAAGGAACTACTCCTTTTCATCCACATTTCTCGTGGATCCCAACCTTTGAAAATAAAGTCGTAATGGATTGGCTCTTCCAGCAAAAAAGGAACTAA
- the aac(6') gene encoding aminoglycoside 6'-N-acetyltransferase, whose product MITTLNVQNIDETVEMALDLWPGHTFEQMKSEFDSMLGSVKAKVFVYGIENKSVGFLHMSLRSDYVEGSTSSPVAYVEGVYVKQDYRTKGVAKELLKEGEEWAKINGCSQIASDIEQGNEDSYQFHHKSGFSEANRIICFIKDLHL is encoded by the coding sequence ATGATTACTACTTTAAATGTCCAAAATATTGATGAAACAGTTGAAATGGCGTTGGACCTATGGCCAGGCCACACCTTTGAGCAGATGAAAAGTGAATTTGATTCCATGCTTGGGTCGGTAAAAGCAAAAGTTTTTGTCTATGGGATTGAAAATAAATCTGTTGGATTTTTGCACATGTCTCTTCGAAGCGACTATGTTGAGGGTTCAACAAGCAGTCCAGTAGCCTATGTAGAAGGTGTGTATGTAAAGCAAGACTATCGAACAAAAGGTGTAGCAAAAGAATTACTAAAAGAAGGTGAGGAATGGGCCAAAATCAATGGCTGCTCTCAAATTGCATCTGATATAGAACAAGGGAATGAGGATAGCTACCAATTCCATCATAAATCAGGGTTTTCTGAAGCTAATCGAATAATTTGTTTTATTAAGGACTTACATTTATAA
- a CDS encoding tripartite tricarboxylate transporter substrate binding protein, protein MKKGLIFLVFMTGLLLVGCSGESDISEFPSKPIKLMVVFPPGGGTDNQARIISEYAQKYLDEELVIVNKPGGGGRVGWNEFTQVNPDGYALAAYNLPHIISQPLVGSTSYQTKDFEPIVNWGGDPTVFAVKKGSNIQNLEDLIKRSKQNPDSITIGHSGKYVGQHLAILQLENAVGIQLKDVAFGGSSEANASLLGGHIDVISGNLSGITRLGDQVRPLAIATEKRHEYAPDIPTFKELGYSNVIMSTDRGIAARKGTPDEVIAKLEKAFMELLQDKQFQAEMRKAGAGTLIMDRKETIKEIEERKEEYEKLLKTIGVLD, encoded by the coding sequence ATGAAAAAAGGCTTAATCTTCTTAGTATTTATGACGGGACTTTTGTTGGTCGGGTGTTCAGGTGAAAGTGATATAAGCGAGTTTCCAAGTAAACCAATTAAATTAATGGTTGTTTTTCCTCCAGGAGGTGGAACCGATAACCAAGCGCGGATTATCTCAGAATATGCACAAAAGTATTTGGATGAAGAACTGGTTATTGTGAATAAGCCTGGCGGAGGAGGCAGAGTTGGTTGGAATGAATTCACACAAGTTAATCCAGATGGTTATGCCCTTGCGGCTTATAACTTGCCTCATATTATTTCACAACCCCTTGTTGGCTCCACTTCCTATCAAACAAAGGACTTCGAGCCTATCGTGAATTGGGGAGGAGATCCAACTGTTTTCGCCGTGAAAAAGGGAAGTAATATTCAAAACCTTGAAGATTTAATTAAAAGGTCTAAGCAAAATCCTGATAGTATTACAATTGGTCACTCAGGAAAATATGTGGGTCAACATCTGGCTATTCTACAACTCGAAAATGCTGTGGGTATTCAGCTCAAGGACGTGGCTTTTGGGGGCTCATCAGAAGCGAATGCATCTCTGTTAGGTGGACATATTGATGTCATTTCCGGAAATCTGTCCGGTATTACAAGATTGGGGGATCAGGTAAGGCCACTAGCGATAGCAACAGAAAAACGCCATGAGTATGCACCAGATATTCCAACCTTTAAGGAACTTGGGTATTCTAATGTGATCATGAGTACCGATAGAGGGATAGCCGCGAGAAAGGGAACCCCAGATGAAGTAATTGCCAAGTTAGAAAAAGCATTTATGGAGCTTTTGCAGGATAAACAATTCCAAGCAGAAATGCGAAAAGCTGGAGCAGGAACCTTGATTATGGACAGAAAAGAAACCATAAAAGAGATTGAAGAAAGAAAAGAAGAGTATGAGAAGTTGCTGAAAACGATTGGGGTGCTTGATTAA
- a CDS encoding YeeE/YedE family protein, which produces METAAKQVTENKKRTFIGELSSPQKVYLVGGIIAAIIITILSSQQGGVQLGVQVWIGLSLGFTLFHARFGFTSAFRRLMSIGNGEGIRAHMIMLAVASGLFAIIFAIGKGFFGVEPAGYVSPVGVSVIVGSFLFGIGMQLGNGCASGTLYSLGGGRGEMVITLIGFIIGSVLGAWHWGFWVQDMPSFAPISLGEQFGYFNGWLLQFAFIALIFWATKLIEKKKQPPKIKPLPQANGWLRILKGSWPLWAAALVLAVLNAITLLVRGNPWGVTSAFALWGSKTASAIGIDVTTWDYWSRGNAGQLEASIFADSTTILNFGVIIGALLASAAGGLFILKKIPIRIMLAAIIGGVLMGYGARIAFGCNIGAYFGGIASLSIHGWVWAVFALAGSYLSLYLRPLFSMSVPKKGDHFC; this is translated from the coding sequence ATGGAAACTGCTGCAAAGCAGGTCACAGAAAATAAGAAACGAACATTCATAGGAGAGCTTTCCTCTCCGCAAAAGGTCTACCTTGTTGGTGGAATAATTGCTGCCATTATTATTACTATTCTTTCTAGTCAACAAGGTGGAGTACAGTTAGGAGTTCAAGTATGGATTGGACTTTCGCTTGGTTTTACACTTTTCCATGCTCGTTTTGGGTTCACATCAGCTTTTCGTAGATTGATGTCCATCGGAAACGGGGAAGGCATTCGGGCACATATGATTATGCTTGCAGTGGCAAGTGGGTTATTTGCCATCATTTTTGCAATCGGAAAGGGTTTTTTCGGGGTAGAACCAGCTGGTTATGTATCCCCAGTTGGTGTTAGTGTTATAGTAGGATCTTTTCTTTTCGGGATTGGAATGCAATTAGGAAATGGCTGTGCGTCCGGTACTCTCTACTCGTTAGGTGGGGGACGTGGAGAAATGGTCATCACATTAATTGGTTTTATCATCGGCTCTGTCCTCGGAGCATGGCATTGGGGATTCTGGGTTCAAGATATGCCTTCCTTTGCTCCAATTTCACTTGGAGAACAGTTTGGCTATTTTAATGGTTGGCTCCTACAATTTGCATTTATTGCATTGATTTTCTGGGCTACCAAACTTATAGAAAAGAAAAAACAACCACCAAAAATCAAGCCATTGCCTCAAGCAAATGGATGGTTACGCATTCTGAAAGGATCCTGGCCACTTTGGGCTGCCGCTCTTGTTTTAGCTGTGCTTAATGCCATTACATTACTTGTGCGTGGAAATCCTTGGGGAGTAACATCTGCATTTGCTCTATGGGGATCCAAAACAGCGTCTGCTATAGGTATTGATGTAACTACTTGGGATTATTGGTCTAGAGGAAATGCTGGACAATTAGAAGCATCCATTTTTGCTGATTCCACTACAATCTTAAATTTTGGTGTGATAATCGGTGCCTTGCTAGCTTCTGCAGCAGGTGGATTATTTATCTTAAAAAAGATACCAATACGAATTATGTTAGCAGCCATCATTGGTGGAGTTCTTATGGGATACGGAGCTCGCATTGCATTTGGCTGTAACATTGGAGCCTATTTTGGCGGCATTGCTTCCTTAAGTATTCATGGCTGGGTATGGGCAGTATTCGCATTAGCAGGAAGTTATTTGTCCCTCTATCTCCGTCCATTATTTAGCATGTCTGTACCGAAAAAAGGCGATCATTTTTGTTAA